One part of the Dysidea avara chromosome 10, odDysAvar1.4, whole genome shotgun sequence genome encodes these proteins:
- the LOC136268386 gene encoding uncharacterized protein — MNLELTDSEYRRVLQNCEREIAAQTNLSLLLPILRTKGLLIDEEFRTLTELPSYERGSLLVRILQKKGGEDAFNRFTTALKQETEHLGHKNLVGKLLKERDDIIAKRPPPTLPRRRKTSQGPFTPPVTRRRTTMFPQGNVVRSKSLHNIDEVGLDSEPEEDCLPQFILDVKEISPEKENFTLLSDNVAILSQLKHIKSTFTKKFEELSAYMEVMQSAVQYLSQNIVTINEKIETLQYSLSASLEHYQPSTMSPDPHTVNYSTSTKKKLSSHYAPKMNPYVEITSASLECSKNEGDHQPVQPPPTYDYISINRHRKRSEPHYENSSPIQTFNKADYMEVKVLAYGQTGEFWLAINKIDRSKIVTKKPADTISKEMLGKEIDMLEHCQHPNIIKFISADLNYSVHTYSLFFEYAEKGNLQGFLQNEGARINVAVLLGMALGVASGMIELGLRRIIHCDIRASSILVDGDMVCKIASFNKAQYLKDHETQKVCDNFQIATRWQAPEVLNGRKFSTFSDMWSFAVLLAELFSYGDAPYPGMTAAEVKTFVLNKKKMDRPKECPKEVYSLMKDCFKKSVEQRLTFTVMHKELKNLYSTFSKKLSQRLSAEFED; from the exons ATGAATTTAGAGCTAACTGATAGTGAATATCGGCGCGTTCTTCAAAACTGTGAAAGGGAAATAGCAGCGCAAACTAATTTATCTCTGCTACTGCCGATATTACGCACTAAGGGGTTGCTGATAGACGAAGAGTTTCGCACGCTAACTGAGCTTCCGTCGTACGAGAGAGGTTCACTTTTAGTGCGGATCTTGCAGAAGAAAGGAGGTGAAGATGCATTTAATAGGTTTACTACAGCTTTGAAGCAAGAAACAGAACACTTGGGACATAAAAATTTGGTTGGAAAATTACTCAAGGAACGAGATGATATAATTGCAAAAAGGCCGCCTCCAACACTTCCTCGGCGAAGGAAAACAAGCCAAGGACCATTCACTCCACCGGTTACTCGCAGAAGAACGACAATGTTTCCTCAGGGTAATGTAGTAAGATCAAAGAGTCTTCATAACATAGATGAAGTGGGACTTGACAGTGAACCG GAAGAAGATTGTCTCCCACAGTTTATTTTGGATGTTAAAGAAATTAGCCCTGAAAAGGAAAATTTCACACTATTGTCAGATAATGTTGCCATACTCAGTCAACTGAAACACATAAAGAGCACATTCACTAAAAAGTTTGAGGAACTGAGTGCTTATATGGAAGTGATGCAATCTGCAGTGCAATATTTATCCCAAAATATTGTGACGATTAATGAGAAAATAGAAACACTGCAGTATTCATTGTCTGCATCATTGGAGCACTATCAG CCATCTACTATGAGCCCAGATCCACACACAGTGAATTACAGTACCAGTACCAAGAAAAAATTGTCAAGTCATTATGCCCCAAAGATGAATCCTTATGTTGAAATAACATCTGCAAGTTTGGAG tgttCAAAAAATGAAGGAGACCATCAACCTGTTCAACCACCACCCACATATGATTATATATCAATAAACAGACACAGA AAAAGAAGTGAACCCCATTATGAAAATTCTTCACCAATCCAAACCTTCAACAAG GCTGACTACATGGAGGTGAAAGTACTGGCTTATGGTCAGACTGGTGAATTTTGGCTGGCGATCAATAAAATTGACAGGTCAAAGATTGTCACCAAAAAGCCAGCTGATACAATCTCCAAAGAGATGCTGGGCAAAGAGATCGACATGCTAGAACATTGTCAACATCCCAATATTATAAAATTTATTTCTGCAGATTTGAACTATTCTGTGCACACATATTCTTTGTTTTTTGAATATGCAGAAAAAGGTAATTTGCAAGGATTTCTGCAGAATGAGGGAGCAAGGATAAATGTTGCAGTGTTGTTGGGCATGGCACTTGGTGTGGCAAGCGGTATGATAGAGTTGGGGCTGAGAAGAATCATCCACTGTGACATCCGAGCTAGTAGTATTCTGGTTGATGGTGACATGGTTTGCAAAATAGCTAGTTTTAACAAAGCACAGTACCTGAAGGATCACGAGACACAAAAAGTTTGTGACAATTTTCAAATAGCCACCAGATGGCAAGCTCCAGAAGTTCTGAATGGTAGAAAGTTCAGTACATTTTCAGACATGTGGTCATTTGCTGTATTGCTTGCTGAACTGTTCTCCTATGGTGATGCCCCATACCCAGGAATGACAGCTGCTGAAGTCAAAACTTTTGTTCTAAATAAAAAGAAGATGGATAGGCCAAAGGAATGTCCCAAGGAGGTTTACAGCTTGATGAAGGACTGCTTCAAAAAAAGTGTAGAGCAAAGGTTGACCTTCACTGTTATGCACAAGGAATTAAAAAACTTGTACAGTACTTTTTCAAAGAAATTGTCCCAAAGATTGTCAGCTGAATTTGAAGACTGA